From a region of the Streptomyces venezuelae genome:
- a CDS encoding aquaporin, producing the protein MTATEPAASEAIARADTSPQPAPGATPPRTPLIARAAAELVGTAALVAIVVGSGIQATELTDDVALQLLANSTATVFGLGVLIALLGPVSGAHFNPAVTLAEWWTARRGGAGVNARELAVYVPSQIVGAIAGAILADAMFGEPLVKWSQHDRSAGNLLLGEVVATAGLILLIFGLARTDRLRFAPVAVASYIGAAYWFTSSTSFANPAVTIGRAFTDTFAGIAPSSVPGFVAMQLIGAVVGLALVAVIFMRGKTGSGTPAA; encoded by the coding sequence TTGACCGCCACCGAGCCCGCCGCGAGCGAGGCCATAGCCCGCGCCGACACGTCCCCGCAGCCCGCGCCCGGCGCGACTCCGCCCCGTACCCCGCTGATCGCCCGCGCGGCCGCCGAGCTGGTCGGGACCGCAGCCCTGGTCGCGATCGTGGTCGGCTCCGGCATCCAGGCCACCGAGCTCACCGACGATGTCGCCCTCCAGCTGCTGGCGAACTCCACCGCCACCGTCTTCGGCCTCGGCGTACTGATCGCCCTCCTCGGCCCGGTCTCCGGCGCCCACTTCAACCCGGCCGTCACCCTGGCCGAGTGGTGGACGGCCCGCCGCGGCGGCGCCGGCGTCAACGCCCGCGAGCTCGCCGTCTACGTCCCCTCGCAGATCGTCGGCGCGATCGCGGGCGCGATCCTGGCGGACGCGATGTTCGGCGAGCCGCTGGTGAAGTGGTCGCAGCACGACCGATCGGCCGGCAACCTCCTCCTCGGCGAGGTCGTCGCCACGGCCGGTCTGATCCTGCTGATCTTCGGCCTGGCTCGCACCGACCGCCTGCGCTTCGCGCCCGTCGCGGTCGCCTCGTACATCGGCGCCGCGTACTGGTTCACCTCCTCCACCTCCTTCGCCAACCCGGCGGTCACGATCGGCCGCGCCTTCACCGACACCTTCGCCGGCATCGCCCCGTCCTCTGTGCCCGGCTTCGTCGCCATGCAGCTGATCGGGGCCGTGGTGGGCCTGGCGCTGGTGGCGGTCATCTTCATGCGCGGCAAGACCGGCTCCGGGACGCCCGCAGCATGA
- a CDS encoding ArsR/SmtB family transcription factor: MMTSVDTDLIRVLADPLRLQIVTLLARETLCTTHLVEETGAKQTNLSNHMKVLREAGVVETEPCGRYIYYRLRPEVIETLAGQFADLAQTARATVEANLKRSCP; the protein is encoded by the coding sequence ATGATGACGTCAGTCGACACTGATCTGATCCGGGTTCTGGCCGACCCGCTCAGGCTCCAGATCGTGACCCTGCTCGCCCGTGAGACCCTCTGCACCACCCACCTCGTGGAGGAGACGGGCGCCAAACAGACGAACCTCTCCAACCACATGAAGGTGCTCCGCGAGGCCGGGGTCGTCGAGACGGAGCCATGCGGGAGGTACATCTACTACCGCCTGCGCCCGGAAGTCATCGAAACCCTCGCCGGTCAGTTCGCCGACCTCGCCCAGACCGCGCGAGCCACCGTCGAAGCGAACCTCAAGCGGTCCTGCCCGTAG
- a CDS encoding three-helix bundle dimerization domain-containing protein — MPSPSSPLLPDERLAAGAARLATRYAGHFAPETVLGLLADSYTRLAEQARVRTHLVALAERLTADRLDALAHTQGLTSGPARVLFVCSQNAGRSQMAAALPAHRAGERVTGAPIAVVRGIRDTIDAHISELLTQLAP; from the coding sequence ATGCCCTCGCCTTCCTCGCCCCTCCTGCCGGACGAACGTCTGGCCGCCGGGGCAGCCCGTCTCGCCACCCGCTACGCCGGCCACTTCGCGCCGGAAACCGTGCTGGGCCTGCTCGCCGACTCCTACACGCGTCTCGCCGAGCAGGCACGGGTCCGTACGCACCTGGTCGCGCTGGCGGAACGGCTGACCGCCGATCGTCTCGACGCCCTCGCCCACACCCAGGGGCTGACGAGCGGACCGGCTCGGGTGCTGTTCGTGTGCAGCCAGAACGCCGGCCGCTCCCAGATGGCCGCCGCCCTCCCCGCCCACCGGGCAGGCGAGCGGGTCACCGGGGCGCCGATCGCCGTCGTGCGCGGCATCCGCGACACCATCGACGCCCATATCAGCGAGCTCCTCACTCAGCTCGCCCCCTGA
- a CDS encoding arsenate reductase ArsC — MSSAPAASVLFVCIHNAGRSQMAAGFLRHLAGDRVEVRSAGSMPGEQINPSAVAAMAELGIDISDQKPKVLTPEAAQASDYIITMGCGDACPCFPGKTYLDWQLEDPAGQGVEAVRPIRDEIKGLIEGLIAEIDAKSKA; from the coding sequence ATGTCCTCCGCTCCTGCCGCCTCCGTCCTGTTCGTCTGCATCCACAACGCGGGCCGCTCCCAGATGGCGGCCGGGTTCCTGCGCCACCTCGCCGGCGACCGGGTCGAGGTCCGCTCCGCCGGCTCCATGCCCGGCGAGCAGATCAACCCCTCCGCAGTCGCCGCCATGGCCGAGCTGGGCATCGACATCTCCGACCAGAAGCCGAAGGTCCTCACCCCCGAGGCCGCCCAGGCCTCGGACTACATCATCACGATGGGCTGCGGCGACGCCTGCCCGTGCTTCCCCGGCAAGACCTACCTCGACTGGCAGCTCGAAGACCCGGCCGGACAGGGCGTCGAGGCCGTCCGCCCCATCCGCGACGAGATCAAGGGCCTCATCGAGGGCCTGATCGCCGAGATCGACGCCAAGTCGAAGGCCTGA